A stretch of Dyella sp. BiH032 DNA encodes these proteins:
- a CDS encoding FtsX-like permease family protein, with product MAIRPILSTLRRHKTTALLVVLEIALTCAIVCNAVFLVIQRVDRIHMPSGVAEHELIQVDLADIGKTDDEHARTLTDLAALRAIPGVTQVAAVNQIPFGHSSNNSGIKLDPKQNKSTLNAAHYQGENIAQTLGLQLVAGRLLQPGDYVELKDAAKAYTEGKAEGLPRLVVITQPMAERLFPGQSALGKTIWVGAELPLTVVGVVKNLVRPSIWNDAEAQYSMMLPMRVDSNQYLIRTSPDQRERVLAAALDALKKNNPHRIVWQKRTWDEVREGFFEGDRAMTGLLIGVCVALLVVTALGIVGLGSFWVAQRRRQIGVRRALGATRGHILRYFQTENFLLATIGIVLGMVLAYGVNLFLMVHYELPRLPAIYFPIGALALWLIGQAAVLGPALRAAAVPPVVATRSV from the coding sequence ATGGCCATCCGACCCATTCTTTCCACCCTGCGGCGCCACAAGACCACCGCTCTGCTGGTCGTGCTGGAGATCGCGCTGACTTGCGCCATCGTGTGCAACGCGGTGTTCCTGGTGATCCAGCGCGTCGATCGCATCCACATGCCTAGCGGCGTGGCCGAGCACGAGCTGATCCAGGTGGATCTGGCCGACATCGGCAAGACCGACGATGAGCACGCCCGTACCCTCACGGACCTCGCCGCGCTGCGCGCCATTCCGGGCGTGACGCAGGTGGCGGCGGTCAACCAGATTCCCTTCGGCCATTCGTCGAACAACAGCGGCATCAAGCTCGACCCCAAGCAAAACAAGTCCACGCTCAATGCCGCGCATTACCAGGGCGAGAACATCGCGCAGACCCTGGGCCTGCAGCTGGTGGCCGGCCGCCTGCTGCAGCCGGGGGACTACGTGGAGCTGAAGGACGCGGCCAAGGCTTACACCGAAGGCAAGGCCGAAGGGCTGCCGCGCCTGGTGGTCATCACCCAGCCGATGGCCGAACGCCTGTTTCCCGGCCAGTCGGCGCTGGGCAAGACGATCTGGGTCGGCGCCGAACTGCCGCTCACCGTGGTGGGCGTGGTGAAGAACCTCGTGCGGCCATCGATCTGGAACGACGCGGAAGCGCAGTACAGCATGATGCTGCCGATGCGCGTGGACAGTAACCAGTATTTGATCCGCACCTCGCCGGATCAACGCGAACGCGTGCTCGCCGCCGCCTTGGACGCGCTCAAGAAGAACAACCCGCACCGGATCGTGTGGCAGAAGCGCACCTGGGACGAAGTGCGGGAGGGGTTCTTCGAGGGCGACCGCGCCATGACCGGCCTGCTGATCGGCGTATGCGTGGCGTTGCTGGTCGTCACCGCGCTGGGCATCGTCGGCCTGGGCAGCTTCTGGGTGGCGCAGCGCCGGCGGCAGATAGGTGTACGCCGCGCGCTCGGCGCCACGCGCGGACACATCCTGCGCTATTTCCAGACCGAGAATTTCCTGCTGGCGACCATTGGCATCGTGCTTGGCATGGTGCTGGCCTACGGCGTCAATCTGTTCCTGATGGTGCATTACGAGCTGCCACGGCTGCCCGCGATCTATTTCCCGATCGGCGCGCTGGCGCTGTGGCTGATCGGCCAGGCCGCGGTGCTCGGTCCCGCACTGCGTGCCGCCGCGGTACCGCCGGTCGTAGCGACGCGGTCGGTGTGA
- a CDS encoding ABC transporter permease, protein MFTYYLELALRSLRRNKVLTALMVVAVALGIGACMTTLTVLHVLSGDPIPAKSARLFYPQLDPQDMEGYREGEEPPAQLTWTDGMNLLKAKRAQRQALMTGGAVPVQPTQSDLEPFFSNARYTSADFFAMFDAPFLYGQGWGAADDDAKARVVVLTRKLNQKLFGGKDSRGQIVRMKDTAFRVVGVLDDWRPNPHFYDLNMGNYSDSEEVFIPLSTSRDLVLPRNGSMDCWGKGAADGEHLENATCVWMQFWVELESSSQVAAYKAFLENYSREQKALGRFQRPVNVRLRNVMEWLDQQKVVPSDVRLQSWLAIGFLVVCLVNTVGLMLAKFLRRAGELGVRRALGASKLEVFKQLLVEAAVIGVAGGVLGLGLAFLGLWLVRHQPADYASLAHLDLFMLGVTFALAVGSTIAAGLLPAWRACQITPALQLKSQ, encoded by the coding sequence ATGTTCACTTATTACCTGGAACTGGCGTTGCGCAGCCTCCGGCGCAACAAGGTGCTCACGGCCCTGATGGTGGTGGCCGTGGCCCTGGGCATCGGCGCTTGCATGACGACGCTGACCGTGCTGCACGTGCTGTCGGGCGACCCGATCCCGGCCAAGAGCGCGCGGCTGTTCTATCCGCAGCTCGACCCCCAGGACATGGAGGGCTACCGCGAAGGCGAGGAGCCGCCCGCGCAGCTGACCTGGACGGACGGCATGAACCTGCTGAAAGCCAAGCGCGCCCAGCGCCAGGCCCTGATGACCGGGGGCGCCGTGCCGGTGCAGCCGACGCAGTCGGATTTGGAACCGTTCTTCAGCAACGCGCGCTACACCAGCGCCGATTTCTTCGCCATGTTCGATGCGCCGTTCCTGTATGGCCAGGGCTGGGGCGCGGCGGACGACGACGCCAAGGCGCGTGTGGTGGTGCTCACCCGCAAGCTCAACCAGAAGCTGTTCGGCGGCAAGGACAGCCGTGGCCAGATCGTGCGCATGAAGGACACCGCCTTCCGCGTGGTCGGCGTGCTGGACGATTGGCGGCCGAATCCGCATTTCTATGACCTCAACATGGGCAACTATTCGGACTCGGAAGAAGTGTTCATTCCGCTGTCCACCTCGCGCGACCTCGTGCTGCCGCGCAATGGCAGCATGGACTGCTGGGGCAAGGGCGCCGCGGACGGCGAACATCTGGAGAACGCCACCTGCGTGTGGATGCAGTTCTGGGTGGAGCTGGAGAGCTCCTCGCAGGTTGCCGCCTACAAGGCCTTCCTGGAGAACTACTCGCGCGAGCAGAAAGCGCTGGGGCGGTTCCAGCGGCCGGTGAACGTGCGATTGCGCAACGTCATGGAATGGCTGGACCAGCAGAAGGTCGTGCCTAGCGACGTCCGCCTGCAGAGCTGGCTGGCGATCGGTTTCCTGGTGGTGTGCCTGGTCAATACCGTGGGCTTGATGCTGGCGAAATTCCTGCGTCGTGCGGGCGAACTGGGCGTGCGGCGCGCCCTTGGTGCTTCCAAGCTGGAGGTGTTCAAGCAACTGCTGGTCGAAGCCGCCGTGATCGGCGTGGCGGGCGGTGTGCTGGGCCTGGGGCTGGCCTTCCTTGGCCTGTGGCTGGTGCGCCATCAACCGGCCGATTACGCCTCGCTGGCCCATCTGGACCTGTTCATGCTCGGCGTCACCTTCGCGCTCGCGGTCGGCTCCACCATCGCCGCCGGGCTGTTGCCGGCCTGGCGTGCCTGCCAGATCACCCCCGCGCTGCAGCTCAAGAGCCAGTGA
- a CDS encoding ABC transporter permease: MFGYYLDLALRSLKRNKVLTALMVLAIAVGIGASMTTLTVMHLLSGDPLPGRSDKLFYVQVDDNPLPGKQKEPMDVMTYQSAMDLWTAHKGDRQAIIVDSPVKLRAPDTTLPPLMMPMLSTTADFFAMFDVPFRYGGPWRAEDDAARARVAIISADLNDKLFGGANSVGRTLRLRDTDVRIVGVLAPWRPSPRYYNIAGGRFSGGKTADYYSKPQDVITPFSSALELNDGNFYQYSCWQLPPAPGHLQNAPCVWLALWVQLGSAAKATAFKRFLDGYVGEQVKSGRIVRPENTRLRSLVEWLDYQGVVPSDVRLQTWLSFGFLAICLFNTIGLLLAKFLRRGAEIGVRRALGASRGAIFSQCLVEAGMIGLIGGIGGLLLTLLGLSLVRRQPVAFADMVHLDTRMFLLTFVLAIATSLLAGFLPAWRASRVTPGLQLKTL, translated from the coding sequence ATGTTCGGCTATTACCTCGACCTCGCCTTGCGCAGCCTCAAGCGCAACAAGGTGCTGACGGCACTGATGGTGCTGGCGATCGCCGTCGGCATCGGGGCCAGCATGACCACGTTGACAGTCATGCACCTGCTGTCGGGCGATCCGTTGCCGGGGCGCAGCGACAAGCTGTTTTACGTGCAGGTGGATGACAACCCGCTGCCCGGCAAGCAAAAGGAGCCGATGGATGTCATGACCTACCAGTCGGCGATGGATTTATGGACAGCTCACAAGGGCGATCGGCAGGCGATCATCGTGGACAGCCCGGTAAAACTGCGCGCGCCGGATACCACGCTGCCGCCGCTGATGATGCCGATGTTGTCGACCACTGCGGATTTCTTCGCCATGTTCGACGTGCCATTCCGTTATGGCGGCCCCTGGCGGGCGGAAGATGATGCGGCGCGCGCGCGGGTGGCCATCATCTCCGCCGATCTGAACGACAAACTGTTCGGGGGCGCGAACAGCGTCGGCCGTACCTTGCGTCTGCGCGATACGGATGTGCGCATCGTTGGCGTGCTGGCACCATGGCGCCCTTCGCCTCGCTATTACAACATCGCCGGTGGGCGCTTTTCGGGCGGAAAGACCGCCGATTACTACAGCAAGCCCCAAGACGTCATCACGCCGTTCAGCAGTGCGCTCGAACTCAACGATGGCAACTTCTATCAGTACAGCTGCTGGCAGCTGCCGCCCGCGCCAGGACACCTCCAGAATGCGCCTTGCGTCTGGCTGGCTCTGTGGGTGCAGTTGGGCAGCGCCGCCAAGGCCACGGCATTCAAGCGCTTCCTCGACGGCTACGTGGGGGAGCAGGTGAAGTCGGGACGCATCGTCCGCCCGGAAAATACCCGGCTGCGCAGCCTGGTCGAATGGCTCGACTATCAAGGCGTGGTGCCCAGCGACGTGCGCCTGCAGACCTGGCTGTCCTTCGGCTTCCTGGCGATCTGCCTGTTCAACACGATTGGCCTGCTGCTGGCTAAGTTTCTGCGCCGCGGTGCCGAGATCGGCGTACGCAGGGCATTGGGTGCGAGCCGCGGCGCCATTTTCTCTCAATGCCTGGTCGAGGCGGGGATGATCGGCCTGATCGGCGGCATCGGCGGCCTGCTGCTGACCTTGCTTGGCCTGAGTCTGGTGCGGCGGCAACCCGTAGCGTTCGCCGACATGGTGCATCTCGATACGCGCATGTTCCTGCTGACGTTCGTGCTGGCGATCGCCACCAGCTTGCTCGCCGGCTTCTTGCCGGCATGGCGCGCGAGCCGGGTGACGCCCGGCCTCCAACTCAAGACGCTTTGA